Within Sphingobium sp. KCTC 72723, the genomic segment AGCAATAATGACTGTCGCCGCGCAGCATGATCTGCGTTCTTGGCCAGTTGGCGCGGATTGCACGCATCAGGCGGCGCAGGAAAGCCCTGATTTCCTTGCCGCCGGGTCGTTTGGCCGGGCGTAGCACGGCAGTGATGAAGCGGCCCTCGCCATCGAACACGACGATGGGTTGGAAGCCATATTCGTCATGATGGGCATTGAATAATCGCAACTGCTGGCCGCCATGCACGGCATCGAATGTGTCATCAATGTCGAGGACAATACGCTTGGGCACGGTGCGGAAGGAATCGCAATACAGATCAACCATCGCCCGGCCCATGCCCAGCAACGCACGCGTATCAGGCAGGTTCTCCAGTCGCGAGATCGTCGGCTGCGAACATAGCGCGCGATCCGAAGGTGCCAGATCAAGGGCCAGCTTGAACATCGGGTCGACGCGCAGACTGGAGGCGTCATTGCCATCCTCGTAACCCGCCGCAATCATCATCAGCCGGAAGCGGATAATGTCGGTAAGGCTGTGGGTGATCAGATCCGGCGCGCGGGGATCTTTGATGCAGGCCGCCATGCGATCCGCAACGCCAAGGCGCTGCTCCACCTCGCGCAACAGCAAAATCCCGCCGTCTGACGATAGCAGACCGCCGTCAAATCTGACGTCCAACCGCTTGCCCGAAACAGGTGACAGACCAGGTAGCGGCAGCGTAGGATCGTCCATGGCGGGTGTAGCTTTCTTGAAATGACGTTGATCGGATTAGACAACCAAATCATACGTTAAATCAGATGCTTACGCTACATCCGCCAACCCCCGATGAATTATACGGGCTAGTGCTAACTGTAATGCTTGGTTCGTTAAATCCGATAAATCCCGAGACTTAACTTTTATGTTCCATATCACGTGCTCTCTCGCACAATTTTTGCTCCGAGCGACGCTAGGCGCGCCTCCAACCGAGCGAGGAGCGATGCACGCACCGGCTTTCCAGCTATCAGCTTACGCCACGTATTGTAACTTATGCCGAACTGCGCGTTGAGCGCCTCATCGGTGAGATGGGTTACCATCGCTTGCATCTGCCGCACCAGATGAGGATCGACAGCTCTGCACCCGTTGGAGCTACCGACTTTGGGAAAACTATGGTCCTGCATAGAATCTCTCTCTCTTACGGCTCTTTCGTTGTCTGAATCGCAGTGGCTGGTTTTGAGGGCTTTCCGCGCATGATGTGAGCATAAATTTCATCAATTTCCGCTTCGCTTAATTCCGTTGGACGAAATGGCGGCATCTCGATTAATCCCTGCCGCACAACCGCGCGCAAATATTCAAGCTCAAGATCTTTCCGACCGATCAGTGCTGGCACTGGTCGCCCTGCTTGCTGAAGTAACATGGTTGCCGGGTGTCCTGGGCCAGGATCGTGGCATCCGGCGCACATCAACGCATAGTTTTCCGCGCCGTCAGCCTTCTGATCTTTCGCTTCGGCGATGCAGCCGCTCAGCGTAACTAGAAGCGACATGGCAAAGACTATTTTCATTATGCCTCCAACTCGATTGATCGCCCTCCAAATCAGGCGGATGCAAATAGCCCCGTGGGGTCGAGAGCCTTCTTAACCTTATCGTGCAGTATCGATAGTCCACCCTCAGCGAACGTCTTGTCGACGGTTGCACGCAGACCCGGTTCGGTGAACGCTTGACCAAACCCGGCGGTCGCCTGCATCGCAATTAAAGCTTCGGCACATTGGCGACTGCGCTCAACACTATTTTTGTCCCCGCCAGCGGAAGGTAGAAACTGGCGGTGATTGGCGGACCGCCAGATGGCAACAGTTTCGCTGAGGAGGTCGAAACCGTGTTGCGCGCAGGCGTCACGTGAAAGCGCGTAGAGCCGCATCACTTCTTCCCCATCGACCGGGCTCACCGGATTCACTGTGAGCGCTTGGCCGCCGCTCCATCCCGCGACCTGCGTGGGTGGGCTTGCCACAGCACCGGTCATCGTGCCCATCCTCCATGACCAAAGCCTGGGATCGACACCCTCTCCGTTTGCAATGACTTTCGCTCCAGGAACTGAACCAAAGGCACTCTTTACGCTATCCCACAGAAGCGAAACGTTGTCCGGCAAACCGTAAAGCGCGCCATAGAGGTTCCAGTATCCTAGCCCCATCAACTGGCCGGCCGCCTTGACGGCACTTGCCGCCATGGGACCCTGACCGGCAAAGTCGCGACGCTTTCTGCCGAGCAAAGCGGCTTCATGCAAGGCATTACCTACGGCTACGCCATTGGCGACGACCATGTTGAGCTTGAGCGGTCCGAGCACGTCAAACATCGGCGCTAGCCCTTCCTCGTCGGAGACAGTGACCATGAATGTCTTGGACGCTGGCGGTACTGGCATCAACCAGGTCCCAACCTTGGTCGGCACGGCAAAATCAGATTGC encodes:
- a CDS encoding IS1380 family transposase gives rise to the protein MDDPTLPLPGLSPVSGKRLDVRFDGGLLSSDGGILLLREVEQRLGVADRMAACIKDPRAPDLITHSLTDIIRFRLMMIAAGYEDGNDASSLRVDPMFKLALDLAPSDRALCSQPTISRLENLPDTRALLGMGRAMVDLYCDSFRTVPKRIVLDIDDTFDAVHGGQQLRLFNAHHDEYGFQPIVVFDGEGRFITAVLRPAKRPGGKEIRAFLRRLMRAIRANWPRTQIMLRGDSHYCCPEVIDWCRAGGHDFILGVAPTSTLRRHVTDLETSTKARFEAATDDGKVRRFKAFHDGAKSWSRVERIIARVEVGDQGADTRFVVTNLKKGSPRWLYEQVYCRRGQAENHIKSWKTHLAADRTSCTKATANQLRLFLHAGAYWLMWGLRTAMPKRSIWRTVQFDTLRLHLIKIAARVVEMKTLIRVQWPTACPNQQIVRVALDRIPRLVT
- a CDS encoding c-type cytochrome, with protein sequence MKIVFAMSLLVTLSGCIAEAKDQKADGAENYALMCAGCHDPGPGHPATMLLQQAGRPVPALIGRKDLELEYLRAVVRQGLIEMPPFRPTELSEAEIDEIYAHIMRGKPSKPATAIQTTKEP
- a CDS encoding FAD-dependent oxidoreductase; translation: MTDQARQKAALAALEAVLGTAAVERSAKILSRYATALATPIGVVMPSDVGQLTAALATAKKAGAVLQPVCNGAHGLEKVGLDQVIVLDLQRMNRVLEVNESLAYCLVEPGVTFRELDAYIKGKGIKLWIDFTGNPDASVAASFVSRSAGYTPYSDHFLMQCGLEVMLADGKIVRTGMGAMPKSTCWQLFKFGYGPWIDGLFTQSDFAVPTKVGTWLMPVPPASKTFMVTVSDEEGLAPMFDVLGPLKLNMVVANGVAVGNALHEAALLGRKRRDFAGQGPMAASAVKAAGQLMGLGYWNLYGALYGLPDNVSLLWDSVKSAFGSVPGAKVIANGEGVDPRLWSWRMGTMTGAVASPPTQVAGWSGGQALTVNPVSPVDGEEVMRLYALSRDACAQHGFDLLSETVAIWRSANHRQFLPSAGGDKNSVERSRQCAEALIAMQATAGFGQAFTEPGLRATVDKTFAEGGLSILHDKVKKALDPTGLFASA